In Vigna unguiculata cultivar IT97K-499-35 chromosome 3, ASM411807v1, whole genome shotgun sequence, a single genomic region encodes these proteins:
- the LOC114179392 gene encoding calmodulin-binding receptor kinase CaMRLK-like yields MKPLCRFLILLSLFALVESSCSSEEEHVLVSKAFKSVSGFDAHSWFRTNCSQAHITRIVLPSQNLTGTISWGYLRNMSNLKVFDLSGNSLQGHVPSWFWSTSSLLEINLSGNRFGGSIIIHSSKPTTQNTSFSISSVQTLNLSHNRFTNSIQLSSFHNLKILDLSNNNLRTLPTGLQNLSRLHHLDLSSCNLHSDVKPVSSLHSLRYLDLSNNTFTGNFPFDFPPLATLEFLNISYNNFTSSTSLTKFNSFGKSAFIHAGNNFTYDSTASKTTNNSKNSAQSTHKKQRKRKYKTLIAAASSAGLAVLLILLSIWVLRIVIRKRKQRAKRSKWAISMPVPLGMNVVTSRVEKSGPFAFETESGSTWVADLKEPSSAAVVMFEKPLMNLTFKDLIVATSHFGKDSLLAEGRCGPVYRAVLPGDLHVAIKVLEHARDVDPDDSVATFVDLSRLKHPNLLPLSGYCIAGKEKLVLYEYMANGDLGRWLHELPTGDTNVEDWTSDTWEIQNGAVDDGSPEKMGWLTRHRIAVGIARGLAYLHHARSKPVVHGHFVTSNILLADDFEPRISDFGLRHDRNPNGGTEADVYCFGAALMELLTGRESTAETVAAARKAVREGQGVRVLDERLLVGGDSVVSEMVETLRVAFLCTAEHPWKRPTMQQVLGLVKDIRPHEQQLVTS; encoded by the exons ATGAAGCCCCTTTGCAGATTCTTGATTCTCTTATCGCTATTTGCTCTGGTGGAATCGTCATGCAGCAGTGAAGAAGAGCACGTTTTGGTGTCAAAGGCTTTCAAATCAGTCTCTGGCTTCGACGCTCACTCCTGGTTTCGAACCAACTGTTCACAAGCTCACATCACCAGAATAGTACTTCCATCCCAAAACCTCACCGGCACAATCTCCTGGGGCTACCTCAGGAACATGTCCAACCTTAAGGTTTTCGATCTCTCAGGAAATTCCTTACAGGGCCACGTGCCAAGCTGGTTTTGGTCAACTTCATCCTTGTTGGAAATAAACCTCTCCGGTAACAGGTTCGGAGGGAGCATCATTATCCACTCCTCCAAACCCACAACACAAAACACCTCGTTTTCAATTTCATCCGTTCAAACGCTCAATCTCTCCCACAACAGGTTCACCAATTCAATCCAACTTTCTTCCTTCCACAACCTTAAAATCCTCGACCTTTCCAACAACAACCTGCGAACACTCCCCACCGGACTCCAAAACCTCTCCAGGCTTCATCACCTCGATCTCTCAAGCTGTAATCTCCATAGCGACGTAAAGCCAGTTTCCTCTCTTCACTCACTTCGCTACTTGGACTTATCGAACAACACCTTCACGGGAAATTTCCCTTTTGATTTCCCTCCACTCGCCACCCTCGAATTCCTCAACATCTCCTATAACAACTTCACCTCATCAACTAGCCTAACCAAGTTCAACAGTTTCGGTAAATCAGCTTTTATCCACGCTGGCAACAACTTCACCTACGACAGCACCGCGTCCAAAACGACCAACAACAGTAAAAACTCAGCGCAATCCACCCACAAGAAACAACGGAAGCGAAAATACAAAACGCTGATTGCTGCAGCGTCGTCTGCGGGATTAGCAGTTCTCCTAATTCTGTTGTCCATTTGGGTACTCCGCATTGTTATTCGGAAGAGGAAGCAACGTGCCAAGAGGAGCAAGTGGGCGATTTCGATGCCGGTTCCACTTGGGATGAACGTGGTGACTAGCAGAGTGGAGAAATCAGGGCCGTTCGCTTTCGAGACTGAATCGGGGTCAACGTGGGTGGCTGACCTGAAGGAACCGTCTTCTGCGGCGGTGGTGATGTTTGAGAAGCCGTTGATGAACCTTACTTTCAAGGACCTCATTGTCGCCACGTCACACTTCGGGAAAGACTCGCTGCTGGCGGAGGGAAGGTGTGGACCCGTTTACAGAGCCGTGCTGCCGGGGGACCTCCACGTGGCGATCAAGGTCCTGGAACACGCTAGAGACGTTGATCCTGATGATTCGGTCGCCACGTTCGTTGACCTCTCAAGACTCAAGCACCCCAACTTGTTGCCCCTCTCCGGTTACTGCATTGCTG GTAAGGAGAAACTGGTACTGTACGAGTACATGGCGAACGGCGACCTTGGAAGGTGGCTACACGAGCTTCCAACTGGGGACACCAATGTAGAGGATTGGACAAGCGACACGTGGGAGATACAAAACGGCGCCGTCGACGACGGATCCCCCGAAAAGATGGGGTGGCTGACACGACATCGTATCGCGGTTGGGATAGCGCGTGGTCTCGCGTACCTTCACCACGCGCGTTCGAAGCCCGTGGTGCACGGCCACTTCGTCACCTCCAACATTTTACTCGCAGACGATTTCGAGCCCCGGATCTCCGATTTCGGGTTGCGACATGACCGGAACCCGAACGGAGGCACAGAGGCCGACGTGTACTGCTTCGGGGCAGCGCTGATGGAGCTCCTAACGGGGAGGGAGAGCACGGCGGAGACGGTGGCCGCGGCGAGGAAGGCAGTGAGGGAGGGGCAGGGCGTTAGGGTTCTGGACGAGAGGCTCCTGGTGGGTGGTGACTCGGTGGTGAGTGAGATGGTGGAGACTCTCCGAGTGGCGTTTTTGTGTACGGCGGAACACCCTTGGAAGAGGCCCACAATGCAGcaggttttgggtttggtgAAAGACATTCGTCCTCATGAACAGCAACTCGTGACGAGTTGA